In Deltaproteobacteria bacterium, one genomic interval encodes:
- a CDS encoding UvrD-helicase domain-containing protein produces MRENREKAASEFRRDLAVDASAGTGKTSTLVARVTNLFLARPDLSTDHVLLLTFTDKAAAEMKARVTEGWERLFAATQETDSIDEVGRRAAAWNPLARVPAPVYPDFATLRRRVEEMVDGVGRLSVTTFHSFCARVLRSFPAEAGVDPLFEVLPETAAADAWDAAFRKFLQGEFGGEEVVPEWERILSRLPDPSKAWRVIRRLCLFQRDLLRGPEPDFGSPGDFLDFLVREHGPDVDYFRAFVAGIRAPEDDPAAVAFREALRVLQPAWEAVSRGDLGAAAKLAGEGTAVFSLDLRKSTSKKKFPRPEGPKLSEVRDALLRFWKRVAEVPEGDAAARFLVARAGVALASFEAAKGSGLDFMDLLLRASDLLAGNPAVARRLGERFRYIFVDEFQDTDPLQAGVLRAITADAVPGRLFVVGDPKQSIYGFRRADIQVYRKFREGMVDAGGEDVPLARNFRSRPDLLATLSGLFSRVLSGGEDFSSAYAHVVADRNDPGEGHPVSLYRLDPAVDESEFLAALVGRIAGSVKVRDRDGVERPALFRDIAVLYRSDASGELLSGYRAALAAAGIPHVVPSRKGFFLRQEIQDVRMVLSAVDVPADRSARHAAMKTIFFGLSDEEIHPLYGEDPAAVPARVREAEALLSRLSARRGRASLPDLLAALYAETGVDFVAARIPDGERIVRNLSKAAEMARAFEWGGAGSLKLFLAEIRRKAAEGREEDEVPDFEEGEDAVRLSTIHGAKGLEFPIVILGGISRGGRKGPEGLRADRVRRLSAVIFPGFRTYSAFRQVPGAGRPVTFEEWEKEKMVAEERRLLYVAATRAKDRLYLVDGGKGSGSTLRDALRGGIDGATAAGEGRCLVTGLPGERLRLAESGVGGPAGGELLRVAVTSALREEAPHPPARLPVPAITGEWVASVAEPAPLAPAPVPVSLAELHDRLRGKRFGEKVHRVFEAYPPVTDPWPPPGAALPVTWDEEEERRWDAIVVAVRSSPLCRELRSSRVVGTELPLLRVRDFTAGEARADLVVRPPGPAGELRVIDYKTGERDRALEEAYFLQLREYRDILSEAWRVPVRGILWYVESGASFEVT; encoded by the coding sequence GCCCGTCCGGACCTTTCGACGGACCACGTCCTCCTGCTGACCTTCACCGACAAGGCGGCGGCGGAAATGAAGGCGCGGGTGACGGAGGGGTGGGAGCGGCTCTTCGCGGCGACGCAGGAGACCGACTCCATCGACGAGGTCGGTCGGCGCGCGGCGGCGTGGAACCCGCTCGCTCGCGTTCCCGCGCCGGTCTATCCCGACTTCGCCACGCTGCGTCGGCGGGTCGAGGAGATGGTCGACGGCGTGGGCCGCCTCTCCGTGACGACGTTCCACTCGTTCTGCGCCCGCGTTCTCCGCTCCTTCCCGGCGGAGGCGGGGGTCGACCCCCTCTTCGAGGTCCTCCCGGAGACCGCGGCGGCGGACGCGTGGGACGCCGCGTTCCGCAAATTTCTACAGGGGGAGTTCGGGGGGGAAGAGGTCGTCCCGGAGTGGGAGCGGATCCTCTCCCGCCTTCCCGATCCCTCGAAGGCGTGGCGGGTGATCCGCCGCCTCTGCCTCTTCCAGCGCGACCTGCTGCGCGGCCCGGAGCCGGACTTCGGGTCCCCGGGGGACTTCCTCGACTTCCTCGTCCGGGAACACGGTCCCGACGTGGACTATTTCCGCGCCTTCGTCGCCGGGATCCGGGCGCCGGAGGACGACCCGGCGGCGGTGGCGTTCCGGGAGGCGCTCCGCGTCCTCCAACCCGCCTGGGAGGCGGTCTCCCGTGGGGATCTCGGGGCTGCGGCCAAGCTTGCGGGGGAAGGGACGGCGGTCTTTTCACTGGACCTTCGGAAGTCGACGAGCAAAAAGAAGTTCCCCCGCCCCGAGGGGCCGAAATTGTCCGAGGTGCGCGACGCGTTGCTCCGGTTCTGGAAACGGGTGGCCGAGGTCCCCGAGGGGGACGCGGCGGCGCGCTTCCTCGTGGCGCGGGCCGGGGTCGCCCTCGCTTCGTTCGAGGCGGCGAAGGGGAGCGGGCTCGATTTCATGGACCTGCTGCTGCGGGCGAGCGACCTTCTCGCGGGGAACCCCGCGGTCGCGCGGCGGCTGGGGGAGCGGTTCCGTTACATCTTTGTGGACGAGTTCCAGGACACGGACCCGTTGCAGGCGGGGGTTCTCCGGGCGATCACGGCCGACGCGGTCCCGGGGCGGCTCTTCGTCGTCGGGGATCCGAAGCAGTCGATCTACGGCTTCCGCCGCGCGGACATCCAGGTGTACCGGAAGTTCCGCGAGGGGATGGTCGATGCCGGGGGGGAGGACGTCCCGCTGGCCCGCAATTTCCGCAGCCGCCCCGACCTTCTCGCGACGCTCTCCGGCCTCTTCTCCCGCGTCCTCTCCGGCGGGGAGGACTTCTCCTCCGCCTACGCGCACGTCGTCGCCGACCGGAACGATCCCGGCGAGGGGCATCCCGTCTCGCTCTACCGGCTCGACCCTGCCGTGGACGAGTCGGAGTTCCTCGCGGCGCTGGTCGGGCGGATCGCCGGATCGGTGAAGGTTCGGGATCGCGACGGCGTCGAACGCCCCGCGTTGTTCCGGGACATCGCCGTCCTCTACCGGTCCGACGCCTCGGGTGAACTGCTGTCGGGATATCGCGCGGCGCTTGCGGCCGCGGGGATCCCCCACGTCGTCCCTTCGCGCAAGGGGTTCTTCCTGCGGCAGGAGATCCAGGACGTGCGGATGGTGCTCTCCGCCGTCGACGTCCCCGCCGACCGGTCGGCGCGGCACGCCGCCATGAAGACGATCTTCTTCGGCCTGTCGGACGAGGAGATCCACCCGCTCTACGGGGAGGACCCGGCCGCGGTCCCGGCCCGCGTGCGCGAGGCCGAAGCGCTCCTTTCCCGCCTCTCCGCGCGGCGGGGGCGGGCGTCGCTTCCGGACCTTCTCGCGGCCTTGTACGCGGAGACGGGGGTCGATTTCGTCGCGGCGCGGATTCCCGACGGGGAGCGGATCGTTCGGAACCTGTCGAAGGCCGCGGAGATGGCGAGGGCCTTCGAATGGGGCGGCGCGGGTTCCCTCAAGCTCTTCCTCGCGGAGATCCGCCGCAAGGCCGCCGAGGGGCGGGAGGAGGACGAGGTCCCCGACTTCGAGGAGGGGGAGGACGCCGTGCGCCTCTCCACGATCCATGGAGCGAAGGGGCTCGAGTTCCCGATCGTGATCCTTGGGGGGATCTCCCGCGGCGGCCGGAAGGGGCCGGAAGGGCTGCGGGCGGACCGGGTGCGGCGCCTCTCCGCGGTGATCTTCCCCGGGTTCCGGACGTATTCGGCGTTCCGGCAGGTGCCGGGCGCGGGTCGCCCGGTGACGTTCGAGGAGTGGGAGAAGGAGAAGATGGTGGCGGAGGAGCGCCGCCTTCTCTACGTCGCGGCCACCCGCGCGAAGGATCGGCTCTACCTGGTGGACGGGGGGAAGGGGTCCGGCTCGACCCTTCGGGACGCGCTGAGGGGAGGGATCGATGGGGCGACGGCGGCAGGGGAGGGCCGCTGCCTCGTCACGGGTCTTCCAGGCGAGCGGTTGCGGCTGGCGGAATCCGGGGTGGGCGGACCGGCGGGCGGGGAGCTCCTCCGCGTGGCGGTGACGTCGGCCTTGCGCGAGGAGGCCCCGCATCCTCCCGCGCGCCTCCCCGTGCCGGCGATCACCGGGGAATGGGTCGCTTCGGTCGCGGAGCCGGCCCCGCTCGCGCCGGCACCCGTGCCGGTCTCGCTCGCGGAGCTGCACGACCGGTTGCGCGGAAAGCGGTTCGGGGAGAAGGTCCACCGCGTCTTCGAGGCGTACCCGCCGGTGACCGACCCGTGGCCGCCGCCGGGGGCGGCCCTTCCGGTGACCTGGGACGAGGAAGAGGAACGCCGGTGGGACGCGATCGTCGTCGCCGTCCGCTCCTCCCCCCTCTGCAGGGAGCTTCGCTCCTCCCGCGTCGTCGGCACGGAGCTGCCGCTCCTGCGGGTCCGCGACTTCACTGCGGGCGAGGCGCGCGCCGACCTCGTCGTTCGGCCCCCTGGACCGGCGGGGGAGCTGCGGGTCATCGATTACAAGACCGGGGAGCGCGACCGGGCGCTCGAGGAGGCGTACTTCCTTCAGCTGCGGGAGTATCGCGACATCCTCTCCGAGGCGTGGCGCGTTCCCGTGCGGGGGATCCTGTGGTACGTGGAATCCGGCGCCTCGTTCGAAGTGACGTGA